A single Carnobacterium inhibens subsp. inhibens DSM 13024 DNA region contains:
- a CDS encoding PTS transporter subunit EIIC: MKDKLFEGLQKMGKTFMLPIALLPVAGLLLGIGSSFTGDSFVGLYDLEWLLGEGTVLYGILTVLKDCGTIVFDNLPLLFAVGVALGMAKAAKEVAALSAVVAYLMMYASLTSSITNFGSIETLQQTPGLIGSVLGFEATMNTGVFGGIIIGLVVAALHNRYYKIELPDALSFFSGTRFIPIVSAFAAVIVGMILAFVWPYAGAAIAWLGSVVADLGYIGTFLYGFIYRALIPLGLHHVFYLPFWQTALGGTAEINGTIVEGAQNIIFSQLANGQAVDPEAAKFFSGMFPFMIFGFPAAAFAMYQTAKPERKKDVKGLMMSSSLTSIFTGITEPLEFSFLFASPFLYFGVHCVLAAFSFVIMHFLSVGVGLTFSGGLLDFVLYGILPGQGITNWIPVVIVGIVYALVYYFVFRFFITKFDLKTPGREDEVTESKMYTKADYQAKKAGENATNEPIQDEMSHDIIEGLGGKENLIDVDNCATRLRVTIKDGKLVDQAQLKSTGAAGVVVKGNNAQVIYGPKVSNIKSNIDEYLANTSSTSSASPAKSANPADEMSISIIEGLGGEENLIDVDNCATRLRVTVKDGQLVDQAKLKSTGAAGVLVKGNNAQVIYGPKVSNIKLNIEEYRNGKN; this comes from the coding sequence GTGAAAGATAAATTATTTGAAGGGCTGCAAAAAATGGGTAAAACCTTTATGCTCCCTATTGCTTTGCTTCCAGTAGCTGGTTTGCTACTAGGAATAGGATCATCTTTTACTGGAGATTCATTTGTAGGTCTATATGACTTAGAGTGGCTACTAGGGGAAGGCACTGTTTTATATGGTATTTTAACAGTCCTTAAAGATTGCGGTACGATTGTTTTTGATAACCTGCCATTATTATTTGCTGTTGGTGTTGCTTTAGGAATGGCTAAGGCTGCCAAAGAAGTAGCAGCATTATCAGCTGTTGTCGCTTACTTAATGATGTATGCATCATTAACAAGTAGCATAACGAACTTTGGAAGTATCGAAACATTGCAACAAACACCTGGATTGATTGGTTCTGTCCTTGGTTTTGAAGCAACGATGAACACTGGAGTATTTGGTGGGATCATCATTGGTTTAGTGGTTGCAGCTTTGCATAATCGTTATTATAAAATTGAATTGCCTGATGCTTTATCATTCTTTTCTGGAACGCGTTTCATACCAATCGTATCCGCGTTTGCAGCTGTAATCGTAGGGATGATTCTTGCTTTCGTATGGCCATATGCCGGTGCAGCAATTGCTTGGTTAGGTTCTGTTGTAGCTGATCTTGGATATATAGGAACATTCTTATACGGGTTTATTTACCGTGCGTTGATTCCACTAGGATTGCACCACGTATTTTATCTTCCTTTCTGGCAGACCGCACTTGGTGGAACAGCTGAAATTAATGGCACAATTGTAGAAGGAGCACAAAATATTATCTTCTCACAATTAGCTAATGGACAAGCAGTTGATCCTGAAGCGGCTAAATTCTTCTCTGGAATGTTCCCGTTCATGATTTTCGGTTTCCCAGCAGCAGCATTTGCTATGTACCAAACGGCTAAACCAGAACGTAAAAAAGATGTTAAAGGACTTATGATGTCATCTTCTTTGACGTCAATTTTTACTGGTATTACTGAACCACTGGAATTTTCATTCTTATTTGCTTCACCATTCTTATACTTTGGAGTACATTGTGTATTAGCAGCGTTCTCGTTTGTGATTATGCACTTCTTAAGTGTTGGAGTAGGATTGACCTTCTCAGGTGGATTACTTGATTTCGTATTGTATGGTATTTTACCAGGACAAGGAATTACGAACTGGATACCAGTTGTCATAGTAGGAATCGTATATGCTCTTGTTTATTATTTCGTTTTCCGTTTCTTCATTACAAAATTCGACTTGAAAACACCCGGTCGTGAAGATGAAGTTACTGAATCGAAAATGTATACAAAAGCAGATTACCAAGCTAAAAAAGCTGGTGAAAATGCAACTAACGAACCAATTCAAGATGAAATGTCACATGACATTATTGAAGGTCTTGGTGGTAAAGAAAACTTGATTGATGTTGACAACTGTGCAACACGTTTAAGAGTTACCATCAAAGACGGAAAATTGGTTGATCAAGCTCAATTGAAATCAACTGGAGCAGCTGGAGTGGTTGTAAAAGGAAACAATGCTCAAGTCATTTATGGGCCAAAAGTTTCGAACATTAAATCAAATATTGATGAATATTTAGCTAACACATCAAGTACAAGTAGTGCTTCTCCTGCAAAATCTGCTAATCCTGCTGATGAAATGTCTATCAGCATTATTGAAGGACTTGGTGGAGAAGAAAACTTGATTGATGTTGACAACTGTGCAACTCGTTTGAGAGTTACCGTAAAAGATGGCCAATTAGTTGATCAAGCTAAGTTGAAATCAACTGGAGCAGCTGGAGTCTTAGTAAAAGGAAATAATGCTCAAGTAATCTATGGTCCAAAAGTTTCAAATATCAAATTAAATATTGAAGAATACCGTAATGGTAAAAACTAA
- a CDS encoding putative DNA-binding protein gives MEIEKTNQMNALFDFYGSLLTDKQKSYMQLYYADDFSLGEIAEEFEVSRQAIYDNIRRTENSLMEYERKLHLLEDFNTTMAVVEDMSRYIKSHYPKDESLEQYIQLLKKDRDEK, from the coding sequence GTGGAAATTGAAAAAACAAATCAAATGAATGCCTTATTCGATTTCTATGGCTCTTTATTGACCGATAAGCAAAAAAGCTACATGCAATTATACTACGCTGATGATTTTTCTTTAGGTGAGATTGCAGAAGAGTTTGAAGTTAGTCGTCAAGCGATTTATGATAACATAAGGCGAACTGAAAATAGTTTAATGGAATATGAAAGAAAGTTGCATTTATTAGAAGATTTCAATACAACAATGGCTGTCGTAGAGGATATGTCACGTTACATTAAAAGTCATTATCCAAAAGATGAGTCACTAGAGCAATATATCCAGTTATTAAAAAAAGATAGAGACGAGAAATAA
- the ffh gene encoding signal recognition particle protein — protein MAFEGLTERLQNAMTKMRRKGKVSEADVKEMMREVRLALLEADVNFKVVKDFVKTVSARAVGSEVLESLSPGQQIIKIVSEELTDLMGGEQETIQTAAKAPTVVMMVGLQGAGKTTTAGKLASYLRKNQNKRPLLIAADIYRPAAIQQLETIGKQIDVPVFSMGDQVSPVEIARQGIEKAKAEHLDFVLIDTAGRLQIDETLMQELSDIKEITQPTEIFLVVDAMTGQEAANVASSFNEQLDISGVILTKLDGDTRGGAALSIRAVTGKPIKFTGSGEKLDALEPFYPDRMANRILGMGDMLTLIEKAQQDFDEKKSEEMITKLRENSFDFNDFIEQMDQVSNMGPIEDILKMIPGMNNVPGLDKLQIDPKDTARMKAIVLSMTPQERENPDILSQSRRRRIARGSARPIAEVNRMIKQFNESKKMMSQMSKGNMNGMDNLFGQGAKGKLGKMAMNSMVRKNKKKMKKKNKKGRK, from the coding sequence ATGGCATTTGAAGGTTTAACTGAACGTCTCCAAAATGCGATGACTAAAATGCGTCGCAAAGGAAAAGTGTCAGAAGCTGATGTAAAAGAAATGATGAGAGAAGTTCGTTTAGCTTTACTAGAAGCAGACGTTAACTTTAAAGTAGTAAAAGATTTTGTTAAAACAGTTAGTGCTCGCGCAGTAGGTTCTGAAGTATTAGAGAGTCTTTCTCCAGGACAGCAAATCATTAAAATTGTTAGCGAAGAATTAACTGATTTAATGGGTGGAGAACAAGAAACGATTCAAACGGCAGCAAAAGCACCAACTGTTGTTATGATGGTTGGGTTACAAGGGGCAGGTAAAACAACTACTGCTGGTAAATTGGCGAGTTATTTACGTAAGAACCAAAACAAACGCCCATTATTGATAGCTGCCGATATTTATCGTCCAGCTGCTATCCAACAATTGGAAACGATCGGTAAACAAATAGATGTTCCGGTTTTCTCTATGGGAGACCAAGTAAGTCCAGTTGAAATTGCCAGACAAGGGATCGAGAAAGCCAAAGCTGAACATTTAGACTTTGTACTGATAGATACTGCTGGACGTCTACAAATCGATGAAACGTTGATGCAAGAATTAAGTGATATCAAAGAAATAACTCAGCCGACAGAAATCTTCTTAGTTGTAGATGCTATGACTGGTCAAGAAGCTGCTAATGTAGCCTCTTCTTTTAATGAACAATTAGATATCTCCGGTGTTATTTTAACCAAATTAGATGGTGATACTCGTGGGGGAGCTGCGCTTTCTATTCGTGCAGTAACTGGAAAGCCAATTAAATTTACGGGGTCTGGTGAAAAACTAGATGCTTTAGAACCGTTTTATCCTGATCGTATGGCTAACCGTATCTTAGGTATGGGTGACATGTTGACCTTGATCGAAAAAGCTCAGCAAGATTTTGATGAAAAGAAATCTGAAGAAATGATCACGAAATTGCGTGAGAATAGTTTTGACTTTAATGATTTTATTGAACAAATGGATCAAGTTAGCAATATGGGACCAATAGAAGATATTTTGAAAATGATTCCAGGTATGAATAATGTTCCAGGATTAGATAAGCTTCAAATCGATCCAAAAGATACAGCACGAATGAAAGCTATTGTGTTGTCTATGACACCGCAAGAGAGAGAAAATCCAGATATTTTATCTCAAAGCAGACGTCGTAGAATCGCTAGAGGATCTGCTCGTCCGATTGCTGAAGTAAATCGTATGATCAAACAATTCAATGAATCGAAAAAAATGATGAGTCAAATGTCTAAAGGCAATATGAATGGTATGGATAATCTATTTGGGCAAGGTGCTAAAGGCAAGCTTGGTAAAATGGCTATGAACTCTATGGTTCGCAAGAACAAGAAAAAAATGAAGAAAAAAAACAAAAAAGGGCGTAAATAA